GATTCTGTTGAATAGTAATCATGCTTTCTACGTGGCTTCTGCGGGATTCCCCAGGCCTGAAACGTAAAGCTGACGGTGTTGAAAGTGATGGCATGATCGACAGTTCAAAtaagaaatcattcaaaaagtcaaattatcaaaataatttcagttggtACAACGAAGATGCAGATAAAAATTGGCACTGCGAAGTTTGTAGAGGTGCTAAGTTGGACAACGCCTACGCCCGTGGACATGACCAACCAGCAAAAACAACCAATCATCAGAGACATGGCTTgtgtaagtatttattaaaacaatagaagcaTTGCTTAGTCCGCAGATAAATCAATTCAAAGtggtattaattttaaggtgtctggcttaatatattttaaaacatgttgtaatatatgcccaaattattttaaatgacagctGAAAATGATGAGatactgtgaaatattttgtgtattttcagcaaATCAGCACAAGGCCGCCTTGGAAAAGACAGTTCTGAGTTCCCAGGAACCCATGAAGAAAATTGTACTGGCCAAACTGTCCAAGGATGACAAGCTTGGGGTCAAGCTCCTTAAGACTGCCTACCACCTGGCCAAGCCGGAGCTCCCCAAGGTGGAATTTCAGTACCATCTCCAGCTTGCCGGGGCCATAGCTCCTGTGCTGATCTCGGCTGACCTTGAGACCTACATTGTGTAGACTGATCAAGTGTATAGTGCTTCTTGTTTTGAGAACTAGGATGTGATGATATATTgactacttttttgttttttacaattgtcATGTTGTTTGATTTCAGctagttttgtttgtatttattagcttattttatttatttatcatgtatttaaattcagatatatatttatgtgtgcaTGATAGGtttgcatgtaataaaatgtttgaaacttgac
This genomic stretch from Mya arenaria isolate MELC-2E11 chromosome 10, ASM2691426v1 harbors:
- the LOC128206689 gene encoding uncharacterized protein LOC128206689, which encodes MLSTWLLRDSPGLKRKADGVESDGMIDSSNKKSFKKSNYQNNFSWYNEDADKNWHCEVCRGAKLDNAYARGHDQPAKTTNHQRHGLSNQHKAALEKTVLSSQEPMKKIVLAKLSKDDKLGVKLLKTAYHLAKPELPKVEFQYHLQLAGAIAPVLISADLETYIV